atacgtattattatttattagcgaATAAGTTAAGACTGTCTCGAatagttaataacatatataatattatattatattatgcattgaaTTGATGCCAAGAGAATGatgaaacgtttaaaaaaaaatgtatggtattatctatttatttatataatgtgcttactataatattttaagactttGTAtgacaacatttaaatttaagagatATATGCTATAGtgcttgatatttttttgaaatcatttaatttaatacacttataactatatacctatttaacttgttaattatttgaatatcacattagttttttttatttttgtaaattattatatataatatatataatataaatgtttagaaTTTCTGCACTTATAActgtcatataaaaacaattatcaattagataattataatagactaactaaaatgaaaaaatataaagtacattTTCTGAAGATATTAATTaccatttagtaaataattaataataattttgatttcaaattttaaaattatatcaatatatataaagcacTACAACTCATTTgggtattttatttcaacactCGTTGGGCACAAAATTATAATCCGttttgacattatttttttcaggtgTAGTAACgtcatgattataaaaaagcattgtatagttaataataaatatatatatataggttttatgtacgtaaagtatatatatatatatacctacctaacctTTTTGgctttttatctaaattatatatgagtTTATTAGTtagaaatcatattatattattaaatactaaatacgtcaaattataacaaaaagcaatatttttgattataatttgttgtaattcTACATAAGTAGTCACTAGTCAACATAGATATTAGGTACACTACAATAAGTAGGTAACACATCGTTACtacttactattttaaatataattacgtttttgatttttcaatttatttgtcacaattcaatttttaatatgaaaattgctTGGTGAAGCAAATTGCAAatagtattgaaatatatacgcAAGCACTATAATAACTCTATACTTAAgatgagttataaataaatttaataaagttacACGAaagaaaacacatttttttataccttaCCAATATTCAGTAATGGAATTACGAAAAGAAacgaaatcaatttaatatcaaaaattatacaaaaacgtataaataatactcaaaagcaatacattttacgaaattttttaaaaatattatgatattatatttttatatattgtacccGATCTgtgctatttaatttttatgtacagaatttggtaaaatatttttatgttagtttcgacaaaacaaataataatattaattttagaaacatacatactaaaaatattacaaagccAAATTTTGAGACAGGTTTTATATAAACGGGACGTTTTCATAACCGTAAAGCTatcgatattattttcaaaacatattacgACAATATTGTgacaattaaatcaaattatatctgttttaatattttatagctgttataatttgatatttccaTAATCATTACCTAGCtatcgaaataaattattgcaacTTTTTATTCTAACCATGACATGTTTAGCATTATTTTCCCTTCaccgtaaataatatttctatgataAATCGATGTTGAAGAGTATTTTgtcgaacaatatttttgcaaaaaatacaaattgtaaaatgaataaatatttcgaGATTTCTTTCAGATAAAtccaacgataataatattaagtataacgtAATTGAAGAATTTCGATTCTTGTTTACGATAACACTGAATGACGTGTGTCCTAAATTTTcgattatacatttgttttgcTTTCTTAACAACTTGTGATGACGTTAACgaagttatatataaaacaaaaacaaaaaaatagtcaCGTGCAAAGCATTTTTAGCGTTACAGGTAGAGATATCAACACCGCCACACCgaccacaataattattacgattagTCGGCGGCTTGCATAGtactacgtaatattattatcgtacgaCGCACCGAAGTGACAacacaaaatatgtacatactcTTGTTTCCAGTGCGGCGATCCGGTCAGTTCTGTCGCGTTCCCAGGCCAAACGCGCGTCGGCTAGCTCACGCTCGGCCCGCTCCTGTTGCTCCTCCATCGCTTTCCTGCTCTCGGCCTTTGCGTCCCGCTCCCACTGCCGCCACTGACGGCGCACCTGCCTTTCGGCCGCCTCCACCGCGCGCTGTTCGCGTTCCTCCGACTCCGCGGCCAGCTGCCGTTCCCGGGCTGCCCATTCCAACCGCAACTCCCGTTCCCGCTTGGCCGCCTTGGCCGCCTCCATTTCGACCATCTCCCATTGCCGGCGATCGGCTTCGGCCGCGAGGTCCCGCTCCCGCTTGTCAGCGTCCGCCAAAATCTGTTGCTCTCGTTTCGCGGCCTCCGCCAACGCGGCGGCCACGGCGTCCCGTTCGCGCTTCGCAGCCTCCACCGCGGCCAGCCGGCGCTCCCGTTTCGCCGCCGCTATCGCCTCATCCGCCTCCGCCTTCAGCTCCTTCTCCCGCCTGGCCACCTTCGCCTCCACCTCGGCCATCAACGTTTGCTTCCGTTCGTCCAGCTGGCTCTTGGCCAACGCTTCGAACTCTCGCTTGCGCTCGGCCACCTCCGCGGCCGTCCGCTCCTCGAGATCCCGTTCCCGTTTCACCAACACGCTCTTGAGGTGCCGCTCGTGTTCCACCATCTCCTCGGCCATCCTCTGCTCGCGTTTCATCACCTCTTCCGCGAGCTCTATCGCCCGCCGTTCCATGTCGTCGTTCAGCTCACGCTGCCGCTTGGCCATCTCGTCGGCCAGCTTGCGCTCGTTTTCCGACAGACGGCGTTTCCATTGCCGGTGCACCTCACTGAGTTTCCATTCGAAATCTTCCAACAACCTACTCTCCACGTCCTGGACAGCTGCTACGGTGGCCGCAATGTTTACCATTGGCCCCGTCACGGTGCCCGGGATCAATGTTGATGTTTCCTGTTGCTGCTGTGTACAGAAAAAAGAAacgtatcatatattattgacagGAAACCGACGAGATACGATTAGATCGCGGTCAGGTCATGTACATCATAATCAGGCCCCGAATCCAAGGAGGGGGGGGCAAAGGACCATGCCTCCCCCACCGTACTCTGCCACACGGGCAAATTTTAGGATGTCTGTTTTTGGCAacagataaaatacaatacgcaTATAGTATTCGCCGCCTCCCCCCCCCCAACCGTAAATTTAGTCCGGATCCGCGCCTGACCATAATTTACTCTTTTTTACCTGTTGTGATTGCAATGTAGTCGTCGTCGTGGATTGGTGGTCGCTGTCGTCTCTGGTGGAGGTAGTTTCGACGACCGTCGTACCGGCGTCGACAGTAGTGCTGCTAACGATTTCGGCGCTGATGTGGTCGTCGTCGACGCGTTTCACGTCGTCTCCGTCGGTTGTCACGTCGGTTGTGTTGCTGTCGATGATGGTACTCGTCGCGTCCGTCTCGGCCGGCGATTCCTCTTCGCCCACCGTGCTGACCGCGGGCGTCATCAGGACGTCCGGGTCGGTAACGGCCGCGGCAGCGATGGGCGGTCGTCGTTTTCGGCGGCCCCGTCGCGAACCTTTCCGCTTGATCGCGTCGGGGTTGTTGTGATGCATTATGACATCCGGCGGAGGCGAGGTGGTCGCGTCCGCCCCAGCACCGCCGTGGCCCTTGTTCTGAGTCTTGAACATGTCGTTATTGCAGTCTATGTCGTCTTCATCGCACGTCGCTTTCGTGGCTTTAGTGGCCTGACGGCTACCGTCACTGCCGTCGCCGTTTTCGTCTTCCGCCGACGACATCGAATACGACGAGTACCGTTCGCCGTCTTCTTCGTCGATCTCGTCGTCGATTTGTACTTCCATATTGTTTACGTCCTCTGCGGCGGTGGTTTCTGTGGCGGTTACGCCGTCGACACTGCCGCCGTTTTTGATCAGCTGCGCTGCCGTCAGGGGTGTTGCCGCCTCCGCGACAGCACCACCTGTGGTGGCTTCGGCGGGCCCGTCGTTGACCTTAGCCGTAATGGTTGTTTGCTCGCAGTCGTCGCCTCTGCg
This genomic stretch from Rhopalosiphum maidis isolate BTI-1 chromosome 3, ASM367621v3, whole genome shotgun sequence harbors:
- the LOC113559939 gene encoding trichohyalin-like isoform X2, which translates into the protein MEVQIDDEIDEEDGERYSSYSMSSAEDENGDGSDGSRQATKATKATCDEDDIDCNNDMFKTQNKGHGGAGADATTSPPPDVIMHHNNPDAIKRKGSRRGRRKRRPPIAAAAVTDPDVLMTPAVSTVGEEESPAETDATSTIIDSNTTDVTTDGDDVKRVDDDHISAEIVSSTTVDAGTTVVETTSTRDDSDHQSTTTTTLQSQQQQQETSTLIPGTVTGPMVNIAATVAAVQDVESRLLEDFEWKLSEVHRQWKRRLSENERKLADEMAKRQRELNDDMERRAIELAEEVMKREQRMAEEMVEHERHLKSVLVKRERDLEERTAAEVAERKREFEALAKSQLDERKQTLMAEVEAKVARREKELKAEADEAIAAAKRERRLAAVEAAKRERDAVAAALAEAAKREQQILADADKRERDLAAEADRRQWEMVEMEAAKAAKRERELRLEWAARERQLAAESEEREQRAVEAAERQVRRQWRQWERDAKAESRKAMEEQQERAERELADARLAWERDRTDRIAALETRWTERMQDAVQAERARGAAAADELRRTSQDEQKRAVATAAAEAAAEACRKARAEADTELVKLRRAVDTTALWYEDLLDAARAERDRCIEKADEAERKHSDAERKHSEAERKLSEAERKLTDAESAKTKAEKELAEVSRWLAEMEKNLATAKSDLVNLENLLVQSTNRQVETESRLLLAERKVTEMEKMLAASAAVKSANNRHNDNDDEDEDEQNNNEDDEDGDGDVESAATGCGMATDEDDMNGETEPKSCCARAVKRRVAQLIVSHGQRMEEQRERHARQMRRQLEMLMDQRQQQQQKHEKHQQPQNKQQQEQEQQQQHQLQQNGLNESRQREERQQQQHQQQKQDEQNEEWQLQQRRRRPRGGGVVGTERTETGTDRRPQQRSSPPPCNGGSGSSSSSRNSRRRNKHRQQQQQQNPNPNPNQRGPPPPPRPSGRPTA
- the LOC113559939 gene encoding trichohyalin-like isoform X1, whose product is MLVTPTDAVDRPDDEQRKIDDGGGGCEGGDGGGGGVGGGGGGKKHRKRRNRRNRQRQQAEDDRAALSHTSPAGGDDCEQTTITAKVNDGPAEATTGGAVAEAATPLTAAQLIKNGGSVDGVTATETTAAEDVNNMEVQIDDEIDEEDGERYSSYSMSSAEDENGDGSDGSRQATKATKATCDEDDIDCNNDMFKTQNKGHGGAGADATTSPPPDVIMHHNNPDAIKRKGSRRGRRKRRPPIAAAAVTDPDVLMTPAVSTVGEEESPAETDATSTIIDSNTTDVTTDGDDVKRVDDDHISAEIVSSTTVDAGTTVVETTSTRDDSDHQSTTTTTLQSQQQQQETSTLIPGTVTGPMVNIAATVAAVQDVESRLLEDFEWKLSEVHRQWKRRLSENERKLADEMAKRQRELNDDMERRAIELAEEVMKREQRMAEEMVEHERHLKSVLVKRERDLEERTAAEVAERKREFEALAKSQLDERKQTLMAEVEAKVARREKELKAEADEAIAAAKRERRLAAVEAAKRERDAVAAALAEAAKREQQILADADKRERDLAAEADRRQWEMVEMEAAKAAKRERELRLEWAARERQLAAESEEREQRAVEAAERQVRRQWRQWERDAKAESRKAMEEQQERAERELADARLAWERDRTDRIAALETRWTERMQDAVQAERARGAAAADELRRTSQDEQKRAVATAAAEAAAEACRKARAEADTELVKLRRAVDTTALWYEDLLDAARAERDRCIEKADEAERKHSDAERKHSEAERKLSEAERKLTDAESAKTKAEKELAEVSRWLAEMEKNLATAKSDLVNLENLLVQSTNRQVETESRLLLAERKVTEMEKMLAASAAVKSANNRHNDNDDEDEDEQNNNEDDEDGDGDVESAATGCGMATDEDDMNGETEPKSCCARAVKRRVAQLIVSHGQRMEEQRERHARQMRRQLEMLMDQRQQQQQKHEKHQQPQNKQQQEQEQQQQHQLQQNGLNESRQREERQQQQHQQQKQDEQNEEWQLQQRRRRPRGGGVVGTERTETGTDRRPQQRSSPPPCNGGSGSSSSSRNSRRRNKHRQQQQQQNPNPNPNQRGPPPPPRPSGRPTA